In Hippocampus zosterae strain Florida chromosome 3, ASM2543408v3, whole genome shotgun sequence, a genomic segment contains:
- the mtss1la gene encoding MTSS I-BAR domain containing 2a isoform X4, with product MESVEKECGALGGLFQAIVNDMKSSYPVWEDFSAKATKLHSQLRTTILAAVAFLDAFQKVADMATNSRGATRDIGSALTRMCMRHRSIEAKLRHFTNALMEGLVTPLQDRIEEWKKTANQLDKDHAKEYKRSRHEIKRKSLDTLKLQKKARKGRGNLRPQLDSAMQDVSDLYLLMEETEKQAVRRALLEDRGRYCAFINLLQPVVNVEIAMLGETTHLQAIVDDLTLLTEDPHKLPPASEQVIRDLKGSDFTWSYQTPPSSPGSVSSRKSSMCSLLQMPSSGAHRLSSVSSHDSGFVSQDANTHSKPPSPMPSDVTSQKSTSSASSEASETCQSVSECNSPTADWAKSSQCDPSLASTLQRRRESLDKIRDMEASPSPIGYSGILGDDAHRARIGPGMITAKHGEPLSPAASTLAMVLTGGLSMEQQKSSRDSLQYSSGYSTQTNTPSCSEDTIPSQGSDYECYSLNGDADTEAQTEFDKSSTIPRHSNIAQSYRRMIQTKRPASTAGLPAGKSLQGAPNGVSNAGTVASGTATIRRTPSSKTGVRRTPSTSGPIPIRPPIVPVKTPTVPDSPGYTSPSQHGACSEELLCLYDPYASEYIKASPQQRSLPDAAWACGGADRTSYDPTAQVLAAQSAEEDSLLAANRHSLVEKIGELAASAHALGEAQFPFPRSPLGDSIQCALQGPSSEAQGGMDMLVTIRRGVKLRKTVTDDRSAPRILR from the exons ATGGAGTCTGTGGAGAAGGAGTGTGGGGCGCTGGGTGGATTGTTCCAGGCAATCGTAAACGACATGAAG AGCTCTTACCCCGTGTGGGAAGACTTCAGTGCCAAGGCTACAAAACTGCATTCTCAACTCAG GACAACAATTCTGGCAGCCGTGGCCTTTTTAGATGCTTTTCAGAAAGTGGCCGACATGGCTACCAACTCAAGAG GTGCCACCAGGGATATTGGCTCTGCGTTGACCAGGATGTGCATGCGACACCGCAGCATTGAGGCCAAATTACGCCACTTTACTAA TGCTCTAATGGAAGGCCTGGTTACACCACTCCAGGACAGAATAGAGGAATGGAAGAAGACCGCCAATCAGCTGGACAAGGACCATGCCAAAG AATACAAGCGGTCTCGCCACGAAATCAAACGAAAGTCATTAGATACCCTCAAACTTCAGAAAAAGGCAAGAAAAG GGCGAGGAAACCTGCGCCCACAGCTGGACAGCGCCATGCAGGACGTCAGCGACCTGTACTTGCTCATGGAGGAGACGGAGAAGCAGGCCGTGCGCAGAGCACTTCTGGAAGACAGAGGGCGTTATTGCGCATTCATTAACTTGCTTCAGCCTGTTGTG AATGTTGAGATTGCCATGTTGGGTGAGACAACACACTTACAGGCCATTGTTGATGACCTCACGCTGCTAACAGAAGACCCACACAAACTTCCTCCAGCTAGTGAGCAG GTAATCCGGGACCTAAAAGGTTCTGACTTTACATGGTCCTATCAAACACCTCCCTCCTCGCCCGGCAGTGTCAGCTCCAGAAAGAGCAGCATGTGCAG TCTGCTCCAGATGCCCTCGTCAGGGGCCCATCGACTAAGCAGCGTCTCCTCTCACGACTCAGGATTTGTCTCCCAGGATGCCAACACCCACTCGAAACCCCCTTCTCCCATGCCATCTGACGTCACCAGCCAG AAATCAACAAGCTCGGCCTCCTCTGAGGCTTCTGAAACCTGCCAGTCTGTCAGCGAGTGCAACTCCCCCACTGCG gATTGGGCCAAATCAAGCCAGTGCGATCCATCATTAGCCAGCACTTTGCAGCGAAGGAGAGAGTCTCTTGATAAAATACGAGACATGGAAGCTTCGCCCAGTCCGATTGGGTATTCTGGCATCCTAGGAGATGATGCACACCGAGCAAGAATTGGTCCAGGAATGATTACAGCGAAG CATGGTGAGCCTCTGTCGCCAGCAGCCAGTACTCTGGCAATGGTGCTGACCGGAGGCCTAAGCATGGAGCAGCAGAAAAGCAGCAGAGACTCTCTGCAGTATTCCAGTGGCTACAGCACCCAGACCAACACCCCCTCGTGTTCTGAGGACACCATCCCCTCCCAAG GTTCTGATTATGAGTGCTACTCTCTAAATGGAGATGCTGACACTGAGGCCCAAACAGAGTTTGACAAGTCCTCCACCATCCCGCGCCACAGTAACATCGCCCAAAGCTACCGCCGCATGATTCAAACCAAAAGGCCCGCCAGCACAGCAGGCCTTCCCGCAGGGAAAAGCCTGCAAGGTGCTCCCAACGGGGTTAGCAACGCCGGAACAGTCGCCTCTGGAACGGCTACTATTCGTCGGACGCCATCCTCCAAAACTGGAGTGAGACGCACACCTTCCACATCTGGCCCAATTCCCATACGACCTCCCATTGTGCCGGTGAAAACCCCCACAGTGCCGGACTCACCGGGTTACACCAGCCCATCCCAGCATGGTGCATGTAGTGAAGAGCTGCTCTGCCTATATGATCCGTATGCGAGTGAATACATAAAGGCTTCTCCTCAACAAAGGAGCCTCCCTGACGCAGCGTGGGCTTGTGGAGGTGCAGACAGGACTTCTTACGATCCAACGGCCCAAgttttggccgcccagagtgctGAGGAGGACTCACTACTGGCCGCCAACCGCCACAGTCTGGTGGAGAAGATAGGAGAGCTGGCGGCCAGCGCTCATGCCCTCGGTGAGGCTCAGTTCCCCTTCCCTCGTTCACCATTAGGGGATTCAATTCAGTGTGCACTCCAGGGACCATCTTCTGAAGCCCAAGGAGGCATGGACATGTTGGTTACTATACGTCGAGGCGTTAAGCTCCGCAAGACAGTCACTGATGATCGTTCAGCCCCAAGGATCCTGCGGTAG